The region CGGTTTTGATTACGCGGATATTCAACGCGCCGTACTGGCGGAACGCGCCGATGCACCGCTCACCCAATGGGATGCCACCGCCGCCACGTTGCGCGCGCTGGGATGTGAGAAGGTCGAACGCGTTTTGCTGAGTAAATGATCCTCGCTGCGGGTTCGTGCCCGCAGTGATGAAAAACCCCGCAATTGAACTACCGTTTCTTGCGCTTGCCGTACGGGTAAAGTAGCCTGAGGGACATTCTAATCCTGTTCGAGTCTGCTGCATGTTAAAGCGTTTTACTTACAGCCTGTTAGTCCTTATCGGCTTACTGCTGTTAACTGCGCTTGGCTTAGACCGCTGGATGAGCTGGAAAACCGCCCCCTATATATACGACGACCTGCAGGATCTCCCCTGGCGCCAGGTCGGCGTTGTCCTCGGCACCGCGAAGTACTACCGCACTGGCGTTATCAATCAATATTACCGCTACCGGATTCAGGGCGCGCTTAATGCATATAACAGCGGCAAGGTTAACTACCTGTTGCTGAGCGGCGATAACGCGCTGCAAAGCTACAACGAACCGATGACCATGCGTAAGGATTTGATTGCCGCCGGTGTCGATCCTGCCGACATCGTGCTCGATTACGCCGGTTTCCGCACGCTGGATTCGATTGTGCGCACCCGCAAAGTCTTCGACACGAACGATTTCATCATCATTACCCAGCGTTTCCACTGCGAACGCGCGTTATTTATCGCCCGGCATATGGGCATCCAGGCGCAGTGTTACGCCGTGCCGTCGCCGAAAGATATGTGGAGCGTACGCGTACGCGAGTTTGGTGCGCGGTTGGGCACAATTGCCGATCTTTACATGTTCAAGCGAGAGCCGCGCTTCCTCGGCCCGCTGGTGCCGATTCCGTCAATGCAGGAAGTGCCGGACGATGCGCAAGGCTACCCGGCCGTCACCGCCGAGCAGCTTATCGATATGCAAAAGAAAGGAAAAAACTGAAGCATCAGTTAATGGATGCGTTGCGGCTGTTGGTTTTTACTGGACGGACAAGCGTAAAACCACGCTCAACAAAATGGCGATGATCGATAACCGCACGGCTGGTTTTATCGAGCGTCCAGTGGCCATTTAACGCGTTGAAGGACAAGGCTTTCTCCCCATCCGGCGTATTAACCAGGTATTCCCCGCTTTTTAAGTACCCTGCGCTACACACGATGCGCGCGGGCGGGCTGTTCTTCATTCTGAACTCGATTTTGCGAAAGCCGGTCGGTACCGGGCAAAAGTAAAAAAACGGCAATGCAGTGATTTTGATATCGCCAAGTGAGGCAATCACGTCGCCATCGCGCAACAGTTCGACATTTTTCAAAGAGAAGTTAACGGGTGAGTTTTTTTCATGCGGTAAATTATCAACAGTAAAATAAACAAAATTCATAAGCGCCCCTGAGCTGCGGATACAACACC is a window of Enterobacter sp. R4-368 DNA encoding:
- the sanA gene encoding outer membrane permeability protein SanA yields the protein MLKRFTYSLLVLIGLLLLTALGLDRWMSWKTAPYIYDDLQDLPWRQVGVVLGTAKYYRTGVINQYYRYRIQGALNAYNSGKVNYLLLSGDNALQSYNEPMTMRKDLIAAGVDPADIVLDYAGFRTLDSIVRTRKVFDTNDFIIITQRFHCERALFIARHMGIQAQCYAVPSPKDMWSVRVREFGARLGTIADLYMFKREPRFLGPLVPIPSMQEVPDDAQGYPAVTAEQLIDMQKKGKN